In one window of Corallococcus macrosporus DNA:
- a CDS encoding PKD domain-containing protein, which produces MPKSKQLASCLALALAASAPAALADSAIYGGGPFYSGGTAVMNDLRGSGFTTVILWSFHIEDNGDLVYNDIPVVRNGAYIGDPAWPTRLASLKTAPTSVNRIEVSIGAWSVPDFERMARLVNGTAAGCGSTLVCGTGTNSILYRNFQALKTATGATAVNFDDESAYDLAPTTQFGQMLMGQGYKITFAPYTNQTFWRSLKDNLGSAVDGIYLQVYDGGAGNNPASWNTAMGMTVDPGLWSRHGSGCASGDSPATVQSKMTHWKSTAGINGGFIWLYDDIQACSAQGTSAQYAAAINTAVSGNTPPVANFGVTVSGLTATFSDASTDSDGSIASRSWSFGDGSGSTATNPSHVYASGGNYTVSLTVTDNGGASHTKTQTVSVGAGFVNLALNKPATGSTACNSSETPAKAVNGSVSGGTTDKFCSLASGAWLQVDLGSAQTVSSFVVKHAGAGGESTTWNTRAFTIQTSTNGTAWSTPVTVTNNTASTSIHAISATLARYLKLNVTTASQNGDPATRIYEFEVR; this is translated from the coding sequence ATGCCGAAGTCGAAGCAACTCGCGTCCTGCCTTGCCCTTGCCCTGGCCGCGTCCGCACCGGCGGCCCTCGCGGATTCGGCCATCTACGGTGGAGGCCCGTTCTATTCCGGCGGCACCGCCGTGATGAACGACCTGCGCGGCTCGGGGTTCACCACGGTGATCCTCTGGAGCTTCCACATCGAGGACAACGGCGACCTCGTCTACAACGACATCCCGGTGGTCCGGAACGGCGCCTATATCGGCGACCCGGCGTGGCCCACGCGGCTGGCCTCGCTCAAGACCGCGCCCACGTCTGTCAATCGCATCGAGGTGTCCATCGGCGCCTGGAGCGTCCCCGACTTCGAGCGCATGGCCCGGCTGGTCAACGGCACCGCCGCGGGCTGCGGCAGCACCCTCGTCTGCGGCACGGGCACCAACAGCATCCTGTACCGCAACTTCCAGGCGCTGAAGACCGCCACCGGCGCCACCGCGGTCAACTTCGACGACGAGAGCGCGTACGACCTCGCCCCGACCACCCAGTTCGGGCAGATGCTCATGGGCCAGGGCTACAAGATCACCTTCGCGCCCTACACCAACCAGACCTTCTGGCGGAGCCTCAAGGACAACCTCGGCAGCGCGGTCGACGGCATCTACCTGCAGGTGTACGACGGCGGCGCCGGCAACAACCCGGCGAGCTGGAACACCGCGATGGGCATGACCGTGGACCCGGGCCTGTGGTCGCGCCACGGCTCAGGCTGCGCCAGCGGTGACAGCCCGGCCACGGTGCAGAGCAAGATGACCCACTGGAAGAGCACCGCCGGCATCAACGGCGGCTTCATCTGGTTGTACGACGACATCCAGGCGTGCTCGGCGCAGGGCACGAGCGCGCAGTACGCGGCGGCAATCAACACCGCGGTCAGCGGCAACACCCCGCCGGTGGCCAACTTCGGCGTCACCGTGAGCGGGCTGACCGCGACCTTCAGCGACGCCTCCACCGACAGCGACGGCAGCATCGCCTCGCGCAGCTGGAGCTTCGGCGACGGCAGCGGTTCGACCGCCACCAACCCCAGCCATGTCTATGCCAGCGGCGGCAACTACACCGTCAGCCTGACCGTGACGGACAACGGCGGCGCCAGCCACACCAAGACGCAGACCGTCTCCGTCGGCGCCGGCTTCGTCAACCTGGCGCTGAACAAGCCGGCGACCGGCTCCACCGCCTGCAACAGCAGCGAGACGCCGGCGAAGGCGGTCAACGGGAGCGTCTCCGGCGGCACGACCGACAAGTTCTGCTCGTTGGCCTCGGGGGCCTGGCTGCAGGTGGATCTCGGCTCGGCGCAGACGGTGAGCAGCTTCGTCGTCAAGCACGCCGGCGCTGGCGGTGAATCAACCACCTGGAACACCCGGGCCTTCACCATCCAGACCTCCACCAACGGCACGGCCTGGAGCACCCCGGTGACGGTGACCAACAACACCGCCAGCACCTCGATCCACGCCATCAGCGCCACCTTGGCGCGCTACCTCAAGCTCAACGTCACCACCGCGTCCCAGAACGGAGACCCGGCGACGCGCATCTACGAGTTCGAGGTGCGCTGA